DNA from Chitinophaga pendula:
TATCATAGGCATATTTATACTCCAATTGCTTGAGGATATTTCCGTTAAGATCCCGCATCACCTTCAGTCGCTGGAAGTGGTCGTACTCATAGTACTTTATATCACCATTTTCGTCGCAGGCGGAATTCATTCCGATCAATGGTATATAAGTATACGTATTCATCCTCGTCCCTACTGGAGCAATCCTGATATCATCTATCGGGTATGATTCATTAATTGTATAGTTATCTGTATAATTTCTAGTAACAAATTCCCATTTACCACTTATCAGCCTGCGGTAAGTAAGGTTATATACTTTATTGTTAGGTTTTGTAAAAGGGATAGGGAAACTACCGTTAAAATATTTTCTTCCAGAATATGCATTACCTATGGATGCCCCAGCCATATCTTCAAAACTCTGGAAATATATCTCATTGCCCGCAGCCTGCGTACTTTTTGCTACTAAAGCATTGTTTTTGTCCCATAGATAACCGTTAAGCGTTCCATTCCGTTTTGCTTCGGTAATAATATTTCCTGTCTCGAAATCATATGCATAGATAACCTCATCCGTAAAAGGTGTTGTATTTCGTGTACTCTGTGCCTTGACAGGAAATACTTTGGGAACTACTGGTTGCCCTCCCAGCTTTAGCTGAAACATAGTATACTTTGTATCGACACTGCCATCGGCATGGTGACGCTCCTCACGTATGGGTATACTCTGTAAGTTCATTCTGGTGTAAGCACCTATTTCTTCAGGGCTCAAGTTCGGTAACTCAGCTCTGTTTTCCGGATAGTAATATTTGTCAAAAAACTGTTGTCCTTCCGATGTGTTATAAGTAACTTTTCTAAGCAATGAACCATCTGGATTATACTCATATGTCTTTTCCCGATCTTGATACAATGCTGTATTCAGCTGATCGTAAGTACGTTCGGTTTCACTAACGAGATTGTAAGTTTCTGTTGGTTGATAATAGGCATTTTCAAACCAACCGTTGGTTCCAGTACCCACTCTGTAAAACAGCGTAACTCCTATTCCTCTTGCCTTTTTTTGTTGAGCAGATAGAGGGCCATATCTATAGGCAGTAGAAGTCACCAATTGATTAGATGCCGTATAAGCTGCTTTATTAACGAGTAATCCACGTTTATAGGCATTTGACGTAGGAAAGCTGAACTGCCTGATAGCATCCGCGCTTATTGTGTTACCAACACGATCTGTAATGGCAAAATTATCCTGGAAGTCATTAAAGTTATTAAATGTGCTGATCTCATAGCTTCCATCTCCATTCGTCACCTTTACATTGGAATATCCAACTACAGTCCCATTTACATCAGCCAGATTAAATAGTACACCAGCGTTAACACTCTCTCCGGAAATAACACAGATTCCTCCAGGACTTGGCACTCCAAGTGAAATTGTTTTTGAGTAATTAAATGCTTTCATAAAGAGCTGTCCAGAAGAGATTCCACTAGGCTGTTTGTACTCATACGAGCGGGTGTATACATTACCTAAATTGTCATACTCTTTCATCGTTTTGACCCTGAGACCGCCTATCACCTTATTCATGTTTGTGGCAGCATCAAAACAACTATTCAACTCAAATTCAAATTCAGTCTTGCCACCTTGAGCATGTTCTATAGTTTGCAAGGAATATTGTAATGTCTTATCTAAATCAGGCTGTTTATCAGCTTCCGGGACGAAAGGAGTAGATTCGCTATTGTTATTATAAAATCCCCAATGATCGTAGGCTACACTACTTCTGGAAGGGAATTTTAACTGCGGGTTATTGAAATACTTAAATTCATACAATCTCATTGAAGCATTACCATCACCAGAAGCTACATAGATTTTCTTAAGACACAGTCTGTTTAAGTCTATATCTGCATTAACAGGATGAAAATACTCATAGTTCAAGATGTACTTTTTCAGGATAATATTATCTGAAATGCTTTGGATATCTATCCGGTATAGCTGGTATCCATTGCTGACATCTTTTCTGTCTGTCAAATAGTTAAACTTAACAAGCGCAGTATTACTCTTTATCGTAGAGATATACTTTGGTGCTTTATACGTCCGGTTATTATCTGAAGTACTAATAGTTTCACCAGGGCCGGAACAACTTCCGGAAGTTGAGTAGCGAATGCGTACTTTGTTGTAAATTTTGGTAACAATATTACTCCCGGCTACATAACTAAACTCTATTTTATCGGTACCATTGAAGGATTCCATAGTACTTAGATACCATGTAGAGATAAAATCAGGTTTGGGGTCCGATCCATCTGTCACAGCAGCGATTTCCCTCTCTGCAGCATTCGCCCCAAAAATGTATTTTACTCCTTTTTCATCTGTTACCTTGAAGAATATTCCCAGATTGTCTGTTCCCCTATTCGTAACATCCATCACCACTTCAATCCGGGTTGGTCTATTAAACACTGCATTGCCATTTTCATCAAAAACAAATGAATATTTACCGGATGGTGTGTTAACATAAAAAAGATCTGGTTCTCCATCCAGGTCCCCTTTTCCTATTTTATCAGCACGAGCCGAATTATGTTCCGCTCCGTCATTGATCTCTACACCAGCTTTATTCTTTCCAATGTATCCTTTCTCTGATTCATCTGGTAGTCCTCTAACTATACGGGTAATCATTCCTCCGGCATTAAGCGTCCAATTCATACCCACGTACGAAGCAATATCTTGTAACCTCACACCTGTTGCCTTATAACTCAGGCTGATAGGAACTGATAACTCTTTAGATGGTACAGTGTAGATGGGGATGCCGATATCTGGTACTCCGGTATAAAGGTTTATATTGGAATTCAAATAAGAAGTGGCAAATATGTTGTTAGGGGACGGTAAAGTCACAGAGACTTTGTCTTCGTATTGTGCTAATGCAGATGAGCTAACTACTAAAATGAATACTAACAACATTAGCTGGGGTTTCCAACTACGAATGAGCATTAAACTGCTGGGCATAATTACTTCAAGTATTAATTTAAAGAAGATTGACTAAGTATTTTAGTCATTGGCACACTTTTTCTATATATCTGATTATTAATCACTTGTCAACACATAGGCATTACAGAATGACAAGCTAAAATTCATAGATCAGGACACAAAAACTTACAATAATCAGAATATAGGTGTATACAAAGCATTTCGCTAACAAAAAAAGATAAGATTTTTTGAATAAACAAATATTTTTATCCTCACTACAGGCCTATTAAATAATGCACTATTGAACACCCAAAACCACGTTATAAAACAGCTAGTATGATTACCTCAATAATTCATTCCGACTATTATCGATATGATTTTTCGATTACAAAATAAAATGTACTGAGTATAGAATATGTTACAAATTAGGAATATAGCGATACCTGATTACTAATATTATCAGGAGGAGAATAATTGATCGTCGATTCTCTTCTTCTGTCTGAAATGGTGTCGCATGTGCATTTCTGCGAACTGTAACCATTCCACAGCAGTAAAGTAATGTAAGCCGGGATGTTCTGCTTTTCCTTTTGATCCGGAGCGGTTGAATGCCATAGACAGATTGTTCACTTCGTCCTTTATGAACAACAGACTTGTTAACAGTTCTTCTTTATTGGCGGGTTGTCTTACACTATCATCTGTGGCGGGACCTTCAATCATCGTATCGGGGAAGCCGTTGCGCTCGAATAGCCCTTTCGCATCTTCATGCATTTGTTTGTCGCTGTGGACATCGCCCGACAGCGCAGACTTCATTCGTTCAACAAAATATTTAGTATCATCTGTGATGTGGACATACACTTGCCCTAATGACCATGAACCAATTTTGGGCTTTTGCAGCAACATTTCCAACGTGTAGTCATTCAGGGCGATGGCCCATTGATCGATAGTTTCATTAAAGCGAGCTATTAAGACTTCTGTTTGATATATTGCCATATTGGTGGTGTTGATGTTTAATACGTCCTTTAGCCCAAAGCAAACACTGCGCCATATCGTCACCAGTTTATACGTACTTAGTATATCTCTGGCAGCAGCCTAAAAGTAATGATTCTACCACGTTATTCCCTGTATTTCTCACCAAATAGATATGCCATGAAAAAGCAAATTATGTCAACCAAACATTCAGCCGTTTTAAACCGGTCACAATTAAAATCAATAACCGGTGGCGGCACCAGTCATCCGAGGCGGGTTGAATGTCTTAATGAAGGTCAATCGCCTTGTAATGTTATCCCTTGTTGTCAAGGATTAATATGCCTGAGTATAGGTACTACTTTCAAGTGCTTCCGCTAGCCGAATCGTTTTTATATGATTCGAGCTACCAGATACCGACAAGGTATTTTTGCAGAGAAGGGTTGCCGATATTGGCAATCCTTTCTTTTTAGCGCTTTCAGTTAGGCGGAAAATATTGTATTTTTCTATTCAACCAAATTCCACTTTATGACTCTTTCCCGGCGATCTTTTGTACAAAAGGGCCTGGCGAGTGCGGCATTACTTGCCAGCCCGCTACCGGCCTTCTTACCTGCGGCTGTTGCTGCGGCTCCTGCTAAGCCTGCGGAACACACTCCCTTTAAGCTGGCTCTGTCCACCTATTCCTACTGGCATTTCAAGACACCGAAGTATCCTATCGAGAAAGTGATTGATGAGGCGATGGCGCTTAGTGTAGAGGGGGTCGATATCCTTCACCGGCAGATGGAGAGCGAGGATAATGCCTACCTGCAAAAGCTGAAACGGCATGCTTTCCTGCATGGCGTAGATCTTATTTCCCTGTCCATACACCAGGACTTTGTATCGCCGGATGCCGCAGAGCGCCAGAAGGATATTGATCACACTTTACGCTGTATAGAGCTGGCATATAAGATGGGTATTCCTGCCATCCGGTTGAACAGCGGACGTTGGGGAACGATCAAATCTTTCGATGAGCTGATGGCCAAGCGAGGTGTAGAGCCCGCTATTCCGGGTTATACAGAAGATGATGCCTTTAAGTGGTGTATCGACTGTATTGAAAAGTGCTTGCCAAAAGCGCAGGAATGCGGAGTGTTACTGACTCTGGAAAACCATTGGGGGCTTACCTCTACACCGGAAGGACTGTTGCGGATACGGCAAGCGATCGATTCGCCCTGGCTGGGTGTGCTGATGGATACCGGCAATTTCCTGGAGCACCCGTATGACAAGCTGGAAAAGGTGGTGCCATATGCCAGTTTTGTACAGGCGAAAACTTATTATGGTGGTGGTGAATGGTATACGCTGGACCTGGATTATAAGCGCATCGTCGGTATACTACGGCGTGCGAATTATAAAGGCTATATAGCTATAGAATTTGAAGGGAAGGAAGCGCCAGAGTCTGGTGTACGTAAGAGTGTGGCGATGTTGCGGGAGGCAATGGCCTGATATTGTACTGATATATTTACCTCGCTGACACTATTGTAGGTGTCAGCGAGGTTTTTTTATTTAACCTAATCCCGGGCCGAAGGGCTGCGGGGTATCAGTGAACTGTTCTTTGATAGCTGCCCAAATAGATTGTATGGCCTGTTGCCCTTCGATGGTGATAACACGCGGAGAGCATCTCACGCCATCCGACGTGTCTGTCAGTACCAGGTTATTAGGCAGGACGCCGTTTAACCGGGTTTCAATGTCTTCATCTACCAGGTAATACACCGGCTTGTCATTATAAGTGTCTTTCTCGACTGCCAGTTGCTGTGGTTTATCGTCTATGATGACTGTAATGGTTTGGGTGTTCATACAGCAAAACATTTACAATATATGCCACAAGTATCAGGCCAGGCGCAAGGTCATCTTATA
Protein-coding regions in this window:
- a CDS encoding sugar phosphate isomerase/epimerase family protein, with protein sequence MTLSRRSFVQKGLASAALLASPLPAFLPAAVAAAPAKPAEHTPFKLALSTYSYWHFKTPKYPIEKVIDEAMALSVEGVDILHRQMESEDNAYLQKLKRHAFLHGVDLISLSIHQDFVSPDAAERQKDIDHTLRCIELAYKMGIPAIRLNSGRWGTIKSFDELMAKRGVEPAIPGYTEDDAFKWCIDCIEKCLPKAQECGVLLTLENHWGLTSTPEGLLRIRQAIDSPWLGVLMDTGNFLEHPYDKLEKVVPYASFVQAKTYYGGGEWYTLDLDYKRIVGILRRANYKGYIAIEFEGKEAPESGVRKSVAMLREAMA
- a CDS encoding DinB family protein, producing the protein MAIYQTEVLIARFNETIDQWAIALNDYTLEMLLQKPKIGSWSLGQVYVHITDDTKYFVERMKSALSGDVHSDKQMHEDAKGLFERNGFPDTMIEGPATDDSVRQPANKEELLTSLLFIKDEVNNLSMAFNRSGSKGKAEHPGLHYFTAVEWLQFAEMHMRHHFRQKKRIDDQLFSS